A single genomic interval of Peromyscus leucopus breed LL Stock chromosome 7, UCI_PerLeu_2.1, whole genome shotgun sequence harbors:
- the LOC114705183 gene encoding LOW QUALITY PROTEIN: spindlin-1-like (The sequence of the model RefSeq protein was modified relative to this genomic sequence to represent the inferred CDS: deleted 1 base in 1 codon), producing MKTPFGKTPGQRSRADAGHAGVSANMMKKRTSHKKHRTSVGPSKPVSQPRRNIVGCRIQHGWREGNSPVTQWKGTVLDQVPVNPSLYLIKYDGFDCVYGLELNKDERVSALEVLPDRVATSRISDAHLADTMIGKAVEHMFETEDGSKDEWRGMVLARAPVMNTWFYITYEKDPVLYMYQLLDDYKEGDLRIMPDSNDSPPAQREPGEVVDSLVGKQVEYAKEDGSKKTGMVIHQVEAKPSVYFIKFDDDFHIYVYDLVKTS from the exons atgaagaccccattCGGGAAGACACCTGGCCAGCGGTCCAGAGCTGATGCAGGCCATGCTGGAGTCTCTGCAAACATGATGAAGAAGAGGACGTCTCAC AAAAAACATCGGACCAGTGTGGGACCAAGCAAGCCTGTGTCCCAGCCCCGGCGGAACATCGTAGGCTGCAGGATTCAGCATGGGTGGAGAGAGGGCAACAGCCCTGTCACCCAGTGGAAGGGGACTGTCCTGGACCAGGTGCCTGTGAATCCTTCCCTGTATCTTATAAAGTATGATGGATTTGACTGTGTTTATGGACTAGAACTTAATAAAGATGAAAGAGTTTCTGCACTTGAAGTTCTCCCTGATAGAGTTGCCACATCTCGGATCAGCGACGCACACTTAGCGGACACAATGATTGGCAAAGCAGTGGAGCACATGTTTGAAACAGAAGATGGCTCTAAAGATGAGTGGAGGGGGATGGTCTTGGCACGGGCACCTGTCATGAACACATGGTTTTACATCACCTatgagaaagaccctgtcttgtaTATGTACCAGCTCCTAGATGATTACAAAGAAGGCGACCTCCGCATCATGCCCGATTCCAATGATTCTCCTCCAGCACAAAGGGAACCAGGAGAAGTTGTGGACAGCCTGGTAGGCAAACAAGTGGAATATGCCAAAGAAGATGGCTCGAAAAAGACTGGCATGGTCATCCACCAAGTAGAGGCCAAACCCTCTGTCTATTTCATCAAGTTTGATGATGACTTCCATATTTACGTCTACGATTTGGTGAAAACATCCTAG